DNA sequence from the Bubalus bubalis isolate 160015118507 breed Murrah chromosome 24, NDDB_SH_1, whole genome shotgun sequence genome:
TTCAAGCTGCAGAGCCACAGAATTTTCTTTAGAGCACTCCCGTGGGTTAAGCATTGACCTTCCCACCACTCTTTTTCAAACATGACCTTAGTCTGAAGGGTGGTAAATAACCATTGAAACCCAAaggaaagggaattccctggtggtccagtggttaagactctgtgcgtcccctgcaggggacacgggttcgatccttagtcaaggaactaagatcctgcaagtctcctggtgtgaccaaaaaaaaaaaaaaaaaaaaaagagagaaagaaaaaaacccagaggaaagaaaatcaaatataataTGAAACACCTACTAAAGCTCCCTCCTGAGAATGGAGTCCTTCCAAGTGGACAGATAAAGATCACTCTTGGaatagaggaaactgaggccttgaGAAAGGGAGGGCCTGGCCCCGGGATGGCCTGGCAGCCACACCCGCACCATAAAGCCTGGGACAGGTGGGCCCCCGCGGCAAGTGAGTGGCAATGGGTGACGACATTCTCCTCTTCCTGTAGCTCGTCCAGAACCGGGCCCACCTCTATAATTTCCTGCTCCTCAAGATCTTCCTCTTCAACCACTGGCTGTCGGGGCTGACTCGGGAGGCCCAGGGGTTCCACCCATCCCCTAAGATTGCTGGCTGCCCTGTGGGCCGGGTTCTCCGGGCCGGGCTGACACTGCTAGAGGTCCCTGTGTGCCTGGCGCTGCGGGTGCCCAGGCTGGTGTGGGCAGGCCTGCTGGGCTGTGCCCGGGCCTTGGGCCTGGGCCCAAAGTGGCTGGGGGCCTGGGAGCAGCTGGGCCTGTCTGCGGCCACCTGGATGGACCTGTTCCTGTCGTGTCTGCACAGCCTGATGCTGGCTgcgttgctgttgctgctgctggtctGGAGACTGTACCGGAAAGCCCAGTGCTGCAGCCTGGGCCAGCTGCCCAGGAAGGTGGGTGAGGGCGGGTGCCGGCTGGGCTGGGGAGCGCAGACCTGGGACGctgggcctgggctgggctggggggttGTGGGGGGCACCTAGCGGCCAGGCAGTGTGGCACATGAGCTCCGGACAGCCGCCTGCTCATCCACttgccccccccgcccccaggctctGCTGCAGAACCGCGTGGTGCAGAGGTCACTGGCGCTGCTGAAGAGTCTGTACTGGTGGGTGGAGAGCACGGTAGCGCTCACCTCCTGGCACCTGGCCTACCTCGTCACCTGGACCACCTGCCTCGCCTCCCACCTGCTGCAGGCCGCTTTTGAGCACACAGCCCAGCTGGCCCAGGCCCAGGAGGCTGAGCCCCAGAAGGCCTTGGGGCTCTCGTCTGAGACCCCAccccctgggcccccagcccccGGGGCCAGGCCAGTCCTGCCAGAGCCTGGAACTCCTGGAGAATAAATGTGTCCCCCTGTGCCTCCCCTGTCTGGTCTGGCCTGCGGTCTCACTCTCGGTCCCTCTTCCTTACTGGGCTGGAgggatgtgcatgtgtgtgtttcctAGAATGCCTCACTTCATCTGGGTCCATGCGCCTGCTTCCTGAGACTGCTGATGCCCAAGGTTTTTAGGGACAATGGGTAGTTAGAGACTCTGGCCTCTGGGGGGTGCCAGGGCCTCACATTTCAGAGATTTAGAAAATTCCTTTAAGAAAGGAGTTATTCCTGAGCCAGTCTGCAGCTGGCCTGTGCATCCATGTATACACTTGGTCACTCATGtccccactcatccatccatctgtccactcAAACACCTATCTCTCAGCCTGTCTACCTATTCACCCACCTGTCCATccaccctgcctgcctgcctgcctgctaagccacttcagtcatgtctgaccctttgcaacccgtggactgtagctccccaagctcctctgtccatgggattctccaggcaaaaatactagagtgggttgccatgccctcctccaggggctcttcctgacccagggatcaaacctgcatctcttacgtcccctgcatgggcaggtgagttctttagcactatcgccatctgggaagcccatccatccACCCTCTCACCCACAAGTACAACCACAGATCCATCTCCTCCAGGGAGAGGGAAACACCCAGTATCTCAGCCCTTGGCCCCAGCTGCCCAGGTCCTGCTCAAGGGGTGCGGATGCCATTGAGGCGTGCTCAGGCCGCAGTGGGTCAGATCCCCCATTCGCCACCCTTAGGGCAGTGCTTCTGTGAGAGGAGCGGAGAGATGGTTTCTTGGGAGTTAGTGATCGCTCCTTACTCATTCCCAAGCCTGGGGGCGATGAGTGTGGGAAGACATTCCTGAGAGCTCTGCTCTACATTCTTCTCCTCCATTCTGGCTCCTAGAGAAGTTAGGGCCAGATTCCTGCCTTGCCTCTCACAGAAAAACCTGCAGATGGCCAGGGGGTGGATGTGGGGTGAACTTCCAGGCCCTTCTTCTGAGTCTCAGGAGCAGACTCGTCCTGCCCCTGGCCCGATGACTCAGAAGGGCTCCCACCTGGCCAACCAGGCAGAACACCTGTGAGGGGGTCACAGCTGGGATTCTGGAACTCCCACCCAGCAGGCAGGGAAAGCCAGGCGCAGAGGTGTGTGAGCTCGGCCCCCGCTGAAGATGCgggctgggggacagggaggTGGCCCCAGATCTCGCCTGGGAGCGGCCAGGGACCAAGATGGCACTTGAATGGGCTCTGGCCATGGGCCTGGggtgctgggagggagggagcaggtggAAAGGGGCCTCAAAGGCCaagaagggaggggaggtggcaagtagctgtgccacctggggagagaGGCCCGGATCCAGGATAGAGCTGGGAATAGGCTGGAGGCTGGGACCAGTGGTGGGGCCCATGGGCAGTAGATGGGGAGAGTTTGGTGGGGGTGATGATGGGGGTAGgggctatttttttccttctcctaaatttttttttaattaccacaAGTACAGAGAtgttgagaattccctggtggtccagtggttaaggctctatgctttcactgccagggccctaggttcaatccctggtcagggaactaacatcccacaagcctcatagtgtggccaaaaaaaaaaaaagaaagaaagaaaagggacagagatgTGAAGGtaaaaatgtttccttctctCTGGTTCTAAACTTCAGAGAAACAGAGTCAGCTGtgtgtggaatatctttctaGTCTCAATATACATGCAAACCTGCGTGCGTCCACACAGAGCCCACCTACAGCCACTGATGGGGCGCCATACTGATGTACTGATGGGAATCCACTCACATAATACGTGTCGCTGGGTGGCCCCTCTGGGTCTCGGTTTCCATGTCTATGCAGTGTCAGGTGACTGGGTGATCCTGATGAAACAGCCAATGTTGGGGGGGGCCTCAATATCCTGGACACCCCAGCTGGGAGGAGGTCACCTGTACATCTGATAGGTCCTtgcttgcttagttgctcagtcatgttagactcttcattactccacggactatagcccgcactcctctgtccatgggattctccaggaaagaatactggggtgggttgtcatttccttctccaggggatcttcccaacccagggatcgaacccacgtctcctgcactgcaggtggattctttacctgctgagccatagATCCTTACATGAGCTGAGATCTGGCTCCACAAATGTAAGTGCTCCTGGGCCTTCCAGGGGCCCTGATGACTCGGGTCTGGGGCTtgggagaaaggggagaaaggCGTGAACCTGCCCATGGCTTTTCCTCGCTGCCGCCAGCGGTGAGAAGATCAGAGGCCCCGGGGTCAGACAGGCTGCAGTTTGAACCCTGGACCTACCCCAGCCCTTctgcgtgaccttgggcaaattcctTAACCCcatgagcctcagtctccccacctgTGAACAGGTACAGCCATAGCCTTGGGCCTCACACACAGGGCTGCGCTGGGTCTGCGCACACACAGAACCCCACCAGGCCTGGTGGGTCAGTGCTgggaaactctctctctcttgggCCTGCGGCCTTCCCAGCGCCATGGGGGGCCTTGCTCTGAGGTCTGGAAGGCGGGCGGGCGGGTCCGTCTATCTCAGGCCTGAGAGTGTGGAGGGGCCCTGGCCTGCTGGAGGAAAAACAAGTTGGGGGGCGGCGGTGGTGGGGGTGTGAACAGGGTGGGGGGAGCTGGCTGCAGGGCTGGCCAGCGGCTCCACGCAATCTGTCTGCTATGCAGTCCCGGGCCTGGGCTGTATTTATTTATGCTGAGCGTGTATTTATATCAGCCCCTTTCTCATTAATAGGGCAGGAAATGGCTGGAATTGTTACATACCTGGCGGCCCAGGGGTCCCGCTCGGCCAAGACACACAGGGCCCTGGCCGCCCAGCCACGATTGTGAGGGGCCCCCTCCTCAGTCCCAGGCCTCAGTCCCTGGCCTTTTGTTgaccctgccccccccccacccctgacccctgCACGGAGCACCCATCTAGGTCCTTGGGCTCCTAGTCACTCCCTGAGCCCACCGCCCTGGGAGTCAGGCTCCTTTTCAGGCTTCTCCTTGTCCCCAGGAGGGAGAGTGATGTTGGGGGCTGTCAAAGTGCGTCTCTGAGGATGGTGGGGAGTGTTGGTGCTGGGCAGGCCCCAGGCAGAACAGTGAGAATAGGAGAAATCAGGGTCCCCTGAGTTGGGGATGGGATCTtggagccctggggtgggggtctggctggaggaggaagtgatggACGCGAGAGGGCCCCTCCTGAGGCTTGGGGATTCTGCTGCCCAGCAAGCAGAGCTACCTGTAGGCTTGGACAGACCCTGCTGCCGAAGGGGGTGTCCCCCTGTTGGCCACCCAATGGAGGCCCGATGGGGTGGAGGCTCACCCGGGCCTTGCCTTCTGGGCTACCGTGGCTAAACGGCTTCCCTGCTCGGGGCGGGCAGCCCCCTACCCGGCCCTGCGGCTGCACGCAGAATCAGGCCAGCATCTctccccaggccccagctctTGGGCGTGGGCCCCAGGTGGGTTAGCGCTCGCCTGATATAACCCGTTAGCGCCTCTCGCCTCGGCGGCTCCCCGCTCCGCCCGCCTCCCCGCTGACCCTCTCTGGGCTGCCTCACCAGGGCAGGGTGAGAAGGCATCTGCGGGGTGACCAGCAGCCCTCCAGGGTCTGCGGGGAGGGCCGCTGTGCCCACCCCGCTCTCCTCCGCTCGGGCCCAGAGGCAGCCTCTAGGCTGAGATTCCCAGAAGCCACTGCGGGCGGTAGgtctgacctctgacctctaCCCACTGGGGCCGCCACGCCCTCCTGGTTTAGAGGCCGGAGCCGGGGCCCCTGTGTAAACGTGAGGACTGAAGCTTAGAGGGGCTTTCCCAGGGCCCTCCATTGGCCTCCATCCTTGCCCTCTCAGCCCACTTGCAGGGTCTacgggaaggggtggggagggggcggctcTGGACATCGAGGAGGGGCTGCGGCAGGGGTCTGTGCTTCCCGAGGCGGTCCCACCATCGGGGCGGAAGTTATGTGTTGGAACAGGAGGCTTAGGTCTAGGGAGGCACCCCCCACCCAAGGCTTCCTTAGGAACGTTGTCCCCAGACACTGTCTTGAGACCCCAGCCCACAGAGCCCGGCAGGCCCGGGCCAGGGGCTGGTCCCCGTGCCCCTCTGGCCCTGCCTGGCCCAGCCTGGGCGCCTCTGGGACCTGCCGTCTCTGAGATGGGGAGCCCGCACCCCGCACCGGAGCTGTGGGGAAGCGCCCTGGCTGGTAAGGGGCCTGCGCACGGCTTGCATTCACTGGTGCTCAGGGAGCAGGAGCGCCTCTTTCAGCTTGGTGGCTGAGTGCCTGGGGTCGGCCGGGGTCTTTTGCCGAGCTGAACCCCAACCCTGCCACCCCACCGTGGAGCAGCACCGTCTGCggcaggaggaggctggggggtggggtggggctgcgTCCTCTGAGTCTCCTGGGCCTGGCCCGTGTCCCCGCCCACCCCGTGGACCCCACCTCGAAGGTCAGGGCTGCGCCTGCTCCTACCACTCCCCCAGGGATGCCCAGGTCAGCCCAATGTGTGGCTGACAGCGTCTGGGGAGAGGCTGGCCTCCAGCCCTGGAAACCGTgccacccaccccccgcccccagctgccTGTGGTCGGAGGGACTCGAGACCCTTTGTTCCTGCCAGGGGTCCTGCCTGTCTCTGGCTTGCTTGACCCTGGGCAGATCCTTGGGCTCTGTCCTTGCTCTGGAAATGAGGCCGGAGCCTCTGGGCTTGGTAGTTGCTGGGTCAGAGTTCTGTGAACCCTGAATCCCCTGAGGCCCAAGGGCTGGACTGGTGGGTGGGCTGGAGAGGATGCGAGCAGAGAGGCCCCTTGGCCCAGCCCTCGAAGCTCTAGGCCCCTGGGCCCCCAGGGTGCTGCCGCTGAGTACTACAGTCATCCTTTGCTCAGACTGCACACATCTGGAGCTGTGTcccatcccccctccccaccccaggcccacaTCTGGAGCCCAAAGCCAGCTCGCGGGCTCAACACGGAGCATCTGGGCCCTGAGGAGACTGCTCCCAGGTTAATGCAGCCCATCTGGCCCCTGGCGGCCGCTCTGGCCCGTCTGCAGGCTGCATGTCTGGAGGTTCCGAGCCCCGTGGCCGTCCCCTCGCCCCATGCCCGGCGGGGTCTGGAGTCGGTACTCCTTGGGGTGCCCTGCCCTGAGGTAGGGTTCCTGTGTGCAGAGCCCCCCCCCACCTCTTCCTTTCTGGATGTCACAGCTCCCAGGGCCTCTCCTGGGGGCTGCCTGGGGAATAGCTGAGTTGTGACGTAATGTAGACACACGTCCCCGCCGGGCGTGCTGACAGCTGCCGCTCCGCACCAGCTCAGCCAGCGGGCTCTTGGCATCTCTTGAAAGAGTCtccggcccccccacccccggctcgCCTGCCTGCCCAGCCCCTCCCGGGGAGCCTAGCTGATGGTGGGACTTCACTGGGTCCCTGTCACAGAGCACACCTCACATGATGTGCCCACCTGTCGCTTCCTTTCTAACCCAGTCTCTTGCCAGTACCTGTGCTTGGCAGGATGGGCTTAGATGTCTCCCAGAGGCCCCCGACGCAGAGAAGAGAGCCTGGCAAAGCAGGTGGCTGGAGGGCACTGACGCTAGTCTGCAGGAAAGACCACCTCGGGGTGAGGGGCTCCTGGGGCAGAGACGTGGCATGGAGCCATGAGGGGAGGAAGGCAGGTCTGGGTTGGAGGAAACCTTCTAGCCGTGGGAACTGCCCAGTGGTGGCCTGGACTGTTCCTCCTCAGTGTGGGGCATGGCCCTTCTGACCTCACTGGGGACGTGGGACCCTACGGAATGAAAGCAGATGGGATTCTCACGGGATTGTGGTGGTGAGCTCCCCGTCACAGGAGGGGATCCAAGCTGGCAGGGCTGCTTACCATCAGGAAGATGGCAGAGGCTGTTCTCACCAAGAGTTCAAATGCTGTGTTAGATAGTTTTCCATCACTATATTCCAACCCTGTAACTCCAGGCATCTAGGATTCTGAGACTCAGCCGCCTATGACATGAGGCACAAACAGCCATGGGTGGAGGCCAGATATTTGGCATGGAAGGCGGCGGCGGGGAAGCAGGGGAGAGAGGCGCTGGGAACGCAGAGGAGTGTTGGCAGCCTGTGCCCTAGGACTGAGGGCTTTGCTGCCTCCCCACCCTGAATGGCCTCAGTTCTGGTGGTGGCCTAGCCTTTGAGGCCTGGGGTGTGAGCCCACAGCCCGCCGATTCTGCATCCTGTGGTCAAGCTTTATCAGAGCATCACTGGCCCCAACTGAAAGGAATCCTTTATAGCTGTAGCCTCCAGCTCAGAGGCCCTGGGAGCAGCGGGCAGTTTAGACCACAGAACTTCAAGCCTTCTTCTGCACCTCCTTACCCATGGAAAATTTGAGTCAACAAACATGCAAGACAGagacacaaataaaaaataatgaggtttagcatttattgagtgttcaCCCTGGGCCAGATACCGCCCTGAGGCCTTTCCTTGTATTAACTCATTCCAGCCTCCCTGGGATGAGGTACTGTTGTTATTActaatccattttacagatggggagccTGAGGCTTAAGGTCCACTCAAACCACCGGGTGGTTTGCCTCCCAAGCCTGTGTCCTTCCCGCTCTCACTGCCGCTCTGCAagtggggtgggtggaggagaCAGAGAGCAGACTTAGAAAGGAACTGGGCAGGAGGGTGGGGCCTTGGGGCGGCCCAGGAGAAGCAGACCAGCTGATTTACAGGGGCCTGTTCCCTAGAACTGCCCCCCAGGCCTTCAGATGAGGTGTCAGGCATGCAAGGGCGGTCCCCTGCCTTGTTGAGCCTTCCAGACCGAGAGACAGGCTTTTCTAGGGTAGGAGCCAGTTCCCCTGATTCTTCTGGAAGGAGGGAATCTCAGGCTGCTGGGGCTGTGAGGGTCAGCCCTGAGCCGCCCTGCTCTGTGGCCAACGTCCTCGGGGTACCCCTGCTCCCGAGGTGGGACCGCTGTCTGGAGGGTCACCCGGAGCTTCCAGGGCTGTGGGCTGGGGGTCTCCATGGATGTGTATCTATGTGTAGGGGGAGGGTCTTCCATCAGTCCGCCTCTGCCACCATCTGACCCGCCagaggaaaaagcagaaagaaggaggaaaggactTTCTGGGGCCAGGGGTGTCATCGCTGGACAGCCCAGACTGGCCTGCTTTGTTCCACTGATACTTTCTAACAACCTCTCCCACCCGGAGCCCTTTGCCCTTCTTGGGCGTGGACATGGCAGCCGTCCTCACTGGGTACTTCATTTGTTCCAGGTACTGCCGTGAGGACACGGACCATAATGTCATACTTCACTAAATTGCTACGACTGTGGCAGCAGGCTGTTATcctcactcccattttacagacggagaaactgaggctcagagaaggcaaatCCCTTCATACAACTGACAAGCTATTCAAATCAAGGCCTGTCTGACCCCCTACCCCTCACTAAGCTC
Encoded proteins:
- the TMEM270 gene encoding transmembrane protein 270 isoform X1; its protein translation is MEAIPPVRSSLSGSLLVVVKLSALLVQNRAHLYNFLLLKIFLFNHWLSGLTREAQGFHPSPKIAGCPVGRVLRAGLTLLEVPVCLALRVPRLVWAGLLGCARALGLGPKWLGAWEQLGLSAATWMDLFLSCLHSLMLAALLLLLLVWRLYRKAQCCSLGQLPRKALLQNRVVQRSLALLKSLYWWVESTVALTSWHLAYLVTWTTCLASHLLQAAFEHTAQLAQAQEAEPQKALGLSSETPPPGPPAPGARPVLPEPGTPGE
- the TMEM270 gene encoding transmembrane protein 270 isoform X2, with product MSISQLVQNRAHLYNFLLLKIFLFNHWLSGLTREAQGFHPSPKIAGCPVGRVLRAGLTLLEVPVCLALRVPRLVWAGLLGCARALGLGPKWLGAWEQLGLSAATWMDLFLSCLHSLMLAALLLLLLVWRLYRKAQCCSLGQLPRKALLQNRVVQRSLALLKSLYWWVESTVALTSWHLAYLVTWTTCLASHLLQAAFEHTAQLAQAQEAEPQKALGLSSETPPPGPPAPGARPVLPEPGTPGE